A region of Streptomyces sp. NBC_01264 DNA encodes the following proteins:
- a CDS encoding HPr family phosphocarrier protein, with amino-acid sequence MAERRVKVGWAEGLHARPASIFVRATTACGVPVTIAKAGGDPVNAASMLAVLGLGAKGGEEIVLSSSADGAEAALDRLAKLVAAGLEELPETV; translated from the coding sequence ATGGCAGAGCGCCGCGTCAAAGTCGGCTGGGCCGAGGGCCTGCACGCTCGTCCCGCCTCGATCTTCGTCCGCGCGACGACCGCTTGCGGCGTCCCGGTGACCATCGCGAAGGCCGGCGGCGACCCCGTCAACGCCGCCTCCATGCTGGCGGTTCTGGGCCTGGGCGCCAAGGGTGGCGAGGAGATCGTCCTCTCGTCCTCCGCCGACGGCGCCGAGGCCGCGCTGGACCGCCTCGCGAAGCTGGTCGCCGCGGGTCTCGAGGAGCTCCCCGAGACCGTCTGA
- a CDS encoding DNA gyrase/topoisomerase IV subunit A encodes MARRSTKTPPPEDFEEKILDIDVVDEMQGSFLEYAYSVIYSRALPDARDGMKPVHRRIVYQMNEMGLRPDRGYVKCARVVGEVMGKLHPHGDASIYDALVRMAQPFSMRLPLVDGHGNFGSLGNDDPPAAMRYTESKMADAASLMTDGIDEDTVDFAANYDGQEREPVVLPAAYPNLLVNGASGIAVGMATNMAPHNLGEVVAAARHLIRYPDADLEALMRFVPGPDLPTGGRIVGLAGIKDAYENGRGTFKIRATVTLEDVTPRRKGLVVTELPFTVGPEKVIAKIKDLVGSKKLQGIADVKDLTDRSHGLRLVIEIKNGFHPEAVLEQLYKLTPMEETFGINNVALVDGQPLTLGLKELLEVYLDHRFEVVRRRSEFRRGKRQSRLHLVEGLLVALLDIDEVIRIIRDSDNSAQAKERLMERFSLSEIQTQYILDTPLRRLTRFDRIELESERDRLAGEIDELTGILDSDTELRKLVSAELAAVSKKFGTERRTVLLESAGTAVAAVPLEVEDTPCRVLLSSTGLLARTPNAEPLPEEEGGARAKHDLIVSQVAATARAEIGVVTSYGRLLRLSVIDLPQLPDTHAAPNLAGGAPVSEFLSGLEADERVVCLTSLDESGQGLALGTEQGVVKRVVPDYPANKDELEVITLKDGDRIIGAVELRTGEEDLVFITDDAQLLRYPAGQVRPQGRPAGGMAGIKLADGVKVIHFSAVDPAREAVVFTVAGSHGTLDDSMQSGKLTPFDQYPRKGRATGGVRCQRFLKGEDVLLLAWAGASPVRAAAANGTPAALPAVDPRRDGSGTALPAVVAALAGAAL; translated from the coding sequence ATGGCCCGCCGCAGCACGAAGACCCCGCCGCCGGAGGATTTCGAGGAGAAGATCCTCGACATCGACGTCGTCGACGAAATGCAGGGCTCCTTCCTCGAGTACGCGTACTCGGTGATCTACTCCCGCGCCCTGCCCGACGCCCGTGACGGCATGAAGCCGGTGCACCGGCGCATCGTCTACCAGATGAACGAGATGGGCCTGCGCCCCGACCGCGGCTACGTGAAGTGCGCCCGTGTCGTCGGCGAGGTCATGGGCAAGCTGCACCCGCACGGCGACGCGTCGATCTACGACGCACTCGTGCGCATGGCGCAGCCCTTCTCCATGCGGCTCCCGCTGGTCGACGGCCACGGCAACTTCGGCTCGCTCGGCAACGACGACCCGCCGGCCGCGATGCGGTATACCGAGTCGAAGATGGCCGACGCCGCCTCGCTGATGACGGACGGGATCGACGAGGACACCGTCGACTTCGCCGCGAACTACGACGGCCAGGAGCGCGAACCGGTCGTCCTGCCGGCGGCCTACCCGAACCTGCTGGTCAACGGCGCGTCCGGCATCGCCGTCGGCATGGCCACCAACATGGCCCCGCACAACCTCGGCGAGGTCGTCGCGGCCGCCCGCCACCTGATCCGCTACCCGGACGCGGACCTGGAAGCGCTGATGCGCTTCGTACCGGGTCCCGACCTGCCCACCGGCGGCCGGATCGTCGGCCTCGCGGGCATCAAGGACGCCTACGAGAACGGCCGCGGCACCTTCAAGATCCGTGCCACGGTGACCCTGGAGGACGTGACCCCGCGCCGCAAGGGGCTGGTCGTCACCGAACTGCCCTTCACGGTCGGCCCCGAGAAGGTCATCGCGAAGATCAAGGACCTGGTCGGCTCGAAGAAGCTCCAGGGCATCGCGGACGTCAAGGACCTCACCGACCGCTCGCACGGCCTGCGCCTGGTCATCGAGATCAAGAACGGCTTCCACCCCGAGGCCGTGCTGGAGCAGCTGTACAAGCTGACGCCGATGGAGGAGACCTTCGGCATCAACAACGTCGCGCTGGTCGACGGACAGCCGCTGACGCTGGGCCTCAAGGAGCTGCTGGAGGTCTACCTCGACCACCGCTTCGAGGTCGTGCGCCGGCGCAGCGAGTTCCGCCGCGGCAAGCGGCAGAGCCGCCTGCACCTGGTCGAGGGCCTGCTCGTGGCGCTGCTCGACATCGACGAGGTCATCCGGATCATCCGGGACAGCGACAACTCCGCGCAGGCCAAGGAGCGCCTGATGGAGCGCTTCTCGCTGAGCGAGATCCAGACCCAGTACATCCTGGACACCCCGCTGCGCCGGCTCACCCGCTTCGACCGGATCGAGCTGGAGTCCGAGCGCGACCGGCTGGCCGGCGAGATCGACGAGCTGACCGGGATCCTGGACTCCGACACCGAGCTGCGCAAGCTGGTCTCGGCGGAACTGGCCGCGGTGTCGAAGAAGTTCGGCACGGAGCGCCGTACGGTGCTGCTGGAATCGGCGGGAACCGCGGTCGCGGCGGTCCCGCTCGAGGTCGAGGACACCCCCTGCCGGGTGCTGCTGTCCTCCACCGGGCTGCTGGCCCGCACGCCGAACGCCGAGCCGCTCCCCGAGGAGGAGGGCGGTGCGCGCGCCAAGCACGACCTGATCGTCTCGCAGGTCGCGGCGACCGCGCGGGCGGAGATCGGCGTGGTCACCTCGTACGGTCGGCTCCTGCGGCTGTCGGTGATCGACCTGCCGCAGCTGCCCGACACCCACGCCGCGCCGAACCTGGCGGGCGGCGCCCCCGTCTCGGAGTTCCTCTCCGGGCTGGAGGCGGACGAGAGGGTCGTCTGCCTGACCTCGCTGGACGAGTCGGGGCAGGGCCTGGCGCTCGGCACCGAGCAGGGCGTGGTCAAGCGGGTCGTGCCGGACTATCCGGCCAACAAGGACGAGCTGGAGGTCATCACCCTCAAGGACGGTGACCGGATCATCGGGGCGGTCGAGCTGCGCACGGGCGAGGAGGACCTCGTCTTCATCACCGACGACGCCCAGCTGCTGCGCTACCCGGCCGGCCAGGTCCGCCCGCAGGGCCGCCCGGCGGGCGGTATGGCGGGCATCAAGCTCGCGGACGGCGTCAAGGTGATCCACTTCTCGGCGGTGGACCCGGCGCGCGAGGCCGTGGTGTTCACGGTGGCGGGCTCGCACGGGACGCTGGACGACTCCATGCAGTCCGGGAAGCTGACCCCGTTCGACCAGTACCCGCGCAAGGGCAGGGCCACCGGTGGCGTGCGCTGCCAGCGCTTCCTGAAGGGCGAGGACGTCCTGCTGCTGGCCTGGGCGGGCGCGTCCCCGGTCCGCGCGGCCGCGGCCAACGGCACTCCGGCCGCGCTGCCCGCCGTCGACCCACGCCGGGACGGCTCGGGCACGGCGCTGCCGGCCGTGGTCGCGGCGCTGGCGGGTGCGGCGCTGTAG
- a CDS encoding GntR family transcriptional regulator, with translation MRIPAHTVCTAIRDDIVSGVFGPGARLTEEVLARRYGVSRVPVREALRTLESEGFVTTRRHAGACVAEPTEQEAADLLELRMLLEPLAAARAARRRSEAHLKVLRGLVRLGQERARRGQGEDLRSLGGWFHETLSQASGSPGLIALLTQMRHKVAWMYVVEAPVRPVESWAEHGAIVDAVARGDAERARALTAAHVDRAAGAHRMRVRTLQPAVNTASVPH, from the coding sequence TTGCGTATTCCCGCGCACACGGTATGCACAGCGATCCGCGACGACATCGTCTCCGGGGTGTTCGGGCCCGGCGCCCGGCTGACCGAGGAGGTGCTCGCCCGCCGGTACGGAGTCTCGCGCGTTCCGGTGCGCGAGGCGCTGCGCACGCTGGAGTCCGAGGGGTTCGTGACCACCCGCCGGCACGCCGGTGCCTGTGTGGCCGAGCCGACCGAGCAGGAGGCGGCCGACCTCCTGGAGCTGCGGATGCTCCTGGAGCCCCTCGCGGCCGCCAGGGCGGCCCGCAGACGCAGCGAGGCCCACCTCAAGGTGCTGCGCGGCCTGGTCAGGCTGGGCCAGGAGCGGGCCAGGCGGGGCCAGGGGGAGGATCTGCGCTCCCTGGGCGGCTGGTTCCACGAGACGCTCTCCCAGGCCTCGGGCAGCCCCGGGCTCATCGCCCTGCTCACCCAGATGCGCCACAAGGTGGCCTGGATGTACGTGGTGGAGGCCCCGGTGCGGCCCGTGGAGTCCTGGGCGGAGCACGGCGCGATCGTGGACGCGGTGGCCCGGGGCGACGCCGAGCGGGCCCGGGCGCTGACGGCGGCCCACGTGGACCGGGCGGCGGGGGCGCACCGGATGCGCGTGAGGACTTTGCAACCTGCCGTAAACACGGCGAGCGTTCCGCATTAA
- a CDS encoding M16 family metallopeptidase, giving the protein MTFHPRPEAGEPQPWAFPAPERGVLANGLTLLRCHRPGQQVVAVEINLAAPLDAEPEGLDGVATIMVRALSEGTDKRSAEEFAAELERCGATLDAHADHPGLRVSLEVPASRLHKALGLVAEALRAPAFTDDEVDRLVRNRLDEIPHESANPQRRAAKQLSKELFPASLRMSRPRQGTEETVARIDSAAVRAFYEAHVRPATATAVVVGDLTGIDLDAVLADTLGAWTGDTTAPRPVPPITADDTGRVVIVDRPGAVQTQLLIGRIGADRHDRVWAPQVLGTYCLGGTLTSRLDKVLREEKGYTYGVRAFGQVLRSTADGKGASMLAISGSVDTPNTGPALDDLWTVLRTLAEGGLTDAERDVAVQNLVGVAPLKFETAASVAGTLADQVEQELPDDYQAQLYARLAETGTVEATSAVVSAFPVDRLVTVLVGDASLIEEPVRALGIGEVTVVAN; this is encoded by the coding sequence ATGACCTTCCACCCGCGCCCCGAGGCCGGCGAGCCGCAGCCGTGGGCCTTCCCGGCCCCCGAGCGCGGGGTCCTGGCCAACGGCCTGACCCTGCTGCGCTGCCACCGGCCGGGCCAGCAGGTGGTCGCCGTCGAGATCAACCTCGCCGCCCCGCTCGACGCGGAGCCCGAGGGCCTCGACGGCGTGGCCACGATCATGGTCCGCGCCCTGTCCGAGGGCACCGACAAGCGCTCCGCCGAGGAGTTCGCCGCCGAGCTCGAGCGCTGCGGCGCCACCCTCGACGCGCACGCCGACCACCCCGGCCTGCGGGTCTCCCTGGAGGTCCCGGCCTCCCGCCTGCACAAGGCGCTGGGGCTGGTCGCCGAGGCACTGCGCGCGCCGGCCTTCACCGACGACGAGGTCGACCGCCTGGTGCGCAACCGGCTCGACGAGATCCCGCACGAGAGCGCCAACCCGCAGCGCCGCGCCGCCAAGCAGCTCTCGAAGGAGCTCTTCCCGGCCTCCCTGCGGATGTCCCGCCCCCGTCAGGGAACCGAGGAGACGGTCGCCCGCATCGACTCCGCGGCCGTACGGGCCTTCTACGAGGCCCACGTGCGCCCCGCGACCGCCACCGCGGTGGTGGTCGGGGACCTGACCGGCATCGACCTGGACGCCGTCCTGGCCGACACCCTGGGCGCGTGGACCGGTGACACCACCGCCCCGCGCCCGGTCCCGCCGATCACCGCCGACGACACGGGCCGCGTGGTCATCGTGGACCGGCCCGGCGCGGTCCAGACGCAGCTGCTGATCGGCCGCATCGGGGCGGACCGGCACGACCGGGTCTGGGCGCCCCAGGTGCTCGGCACGTACTGCCTGGGCGGCACGCTCACCTCCCGGCTGGACAAGGTGCTGCGCGAGGAGAAGGGGTACACGTACGGCGTGCGCGCCTTCGGCCAGGTGCTGCGCTCCACCGCGGACGGCAAGGGCGCCTCGATGCTCGCCATCAGCGGCTCGGTGGACACCCCGAACACCGGCCCGGCCCTGGACGACCTCTGGACGGTGCTGCGCACCCTCGCGGAGGGCGGCCTGACCGACGCCGAACGGGACGTGGCCGTGCAGAACTTGGTGGGGGTGGCCCCGCTGAAGTTCGAGACGGCTGCCTCGGTCGCGGGCACGCTCGCGGACCAGGTCGAGCAGGAGCTCCCTGACGACTACCAGGCGCAGTTGTACGCGCGGCTGGCCGAGACCGGGACGGTGGAGGCCACTTCGGCGGTCGTCAGCGCCTTCCCGGTGGACCGTCTGGTCACGGTCCTGGTCGGGGACGCCTCGCTGATCGAGGAGCCGGTGCGGGCCCTCGGGATCGGTGAAGTGACCGTGGTCGCCAACTGA
- a CDS encoding restriction endonuclease translates to MSRRAGGLISDWAEAQRRTQQTQLIQQREAERRRRTYERDVARGQREQQAAYKQHREGEARRATERLDAQVAALQGLLAAGCRTPAFRLADLIRPERLEPFDPGTLAHPVPLPQLHHFQQQSSGWTLGSNRRAQAEREAHARYTQAWQAAQAAEAQRRQQLAAYRQQYDRWAAEQLAGIRGHNGGLTELAGALRAGDAEAAVEYFSAALYASAGWPENLPRQVSAAYDPARRQLVLDWQLPGYEVVPEAKSVRYVPSTDQDKETARPATQRRAVYRDLLAQCVLLVVHDLYAADEFGVLESVVVNGFVDAHDPVTGREAQLVLASVSAARSAFTGLRLELVSAVDCLVEGLGGQLSTRPDQSAVVRPERRPGEVGGVVSHGGHAGGDEDGDEPDLFAMDPIAFENLVAELFRAMGMEAVTTQRSGDGGVDIEANDPSPITGGRIVVQVKRYRNTVSPTAVRDLYGTVQDKGANKGVLVTTATFGPTSYTFANGKPLELVPGAALVELLHQHGLRGRLGPGAAPSIPAQRAAAPEPAANHNVLGMSWAGSVALDVCALVCEGSRVLSEDHFVFFNNPNSPDGSVRTHAHAAPDKAALQVAFDALPQRADRLVLVAATDPEVNPHADLAGFTDARIRLLGPAGEELGQLEVSDGRAGETALVLGSFRRRPGGDWDFVLGGKGYPGGLAPLLGDFGIEVA, encoded by the coding sequence ATGAGTCGTCGGGCGGGCGGATTGATCAGTGACTGGGCGGAAGCCCAGCGCCGGACGCAGCAGACGCAGCTGATCCAGCAGCGCGAGGCCGAACGCCGGCGGCGGACGTACGAACGGGACGTGGCCCGGGGTCAGCGCGAGCAGCAGGCCGCCTACAAACAGCACCGTGAGGGCGAGGCCCGGCGGGCGACCGAGCGGCTCGACGCCCAGGTCGCGGCCCTGCAGGGGCTGTTGGCGGCGGGCTGCCGGACCCCGGCGTTCCGGCTGGCCGACCTGATCAGGCCCGAGCGGCTCGAACCCTTCGATCCGGGCACCCTGGCCCACCCCGTACCGCTGCCGCAGCTGCACCACTTCCAGCAGCAGAGCAGCGGCTGGACGCTGGGCTCGAACCGGCGGGCGCAGGCGGAGCGGGAGGCGCACGCCCGGTACACGCAGGCCTGGCAGGCGGCTCAGGCCGCGGAGGCGCAGCGGCGGCAGCAGCTGGCGGCGTACCGGCAGCAGTACGACCGCTGGGCGGCCGAGCAGCTCGCCGGGATCCGCGGGCACAACGGCGGGCTCACCGAGCTGGCCGGGGCGCTGCGCGCGGGCGACGCCGAGGCCGCGGTGGAGTACTTCTCGGCGGCCCTGTACGCCTCGGCCGGATGGCCGGAGAACCTGCCGCGACAGGTGTCGGCGGCCTACGACCCCGCGCGGCGCCAGCTGGTACTGGACTGGCAGCTGCCGGGCTACGAGGTGGTCCCGGAGGCCAAGTCGGTGCGGTACGTGCCGAGCACGGACCAGGACAAGGAGACGGCCCGCCCGGCCACGCAGCGGCGGGCGGTCTACCGGGACCTGCTGGCGCAGTGCGTGCTGCTGGTGGTCCACGATCTGTACGCCGCCGACGAGTTCGGCGTGCTGGAGTCGGTCGTCGTCAACGGCTTCGTGGACGCCCACGATCCGGTGACGGGACGGGAGGCGCAGCTCGTACTGGCCTCCGTGTCGGCGGCGCGGTCCGCCTTCACCGGGCTGCGGCTGGAGCTGGTGAGCGCGGTGGACTGCCTGGTGGAGGGGCTGGGCGGACAGTTGTCGACGCGGCCGGACCAGTCGGCCGTCGTCCGCCCGGAGCGCCGGCCCGGGGAGGTCGGCGGCGTCGTCAGCCACGGCGGTCATGCGGGCGGCGACGAGGACGGGGACGAGCCGGACCTCTTCGCGATGGACCCGATCGCCTTCGAGAACCTGGTGGCGGAGCTGTTCCGGGCGATGGGCATGGAGGCGGTGACCACGCAGCGGTCCGGTGACGGCGGGGTGGACATCGAGGCGAACGACCCGTCCCCGATCACGGGCGGGCGGATCGTGGTGCAGGTCAAGCGCTACCGCAACACCGTGTCACCGACGGCGGTCCGGGATCTGTACGGCACGGTGCAGGACAAGGGGGCGAACAAGGGGGTGCTGGTCACCACCGCGACCTTCGGGCCCACCTCGTACACCTTCGCCAACGGCAAGCCGCTGGAGTTGGTTCCCGGTGCCGCGCTCGTGGAGCTGCTGCACCAGCACGGGCTGCGCGGCCGTCTCGGCCCGGGCGCCGCGCCCTCGATTCCGGCCCAGCGGGCGGCCGCGCCGGAGCCCGCCGCGAACCACAACGTGCTCGGCATGTCCTGGGCCGGGTCGGTCGCGCTGGACGTGTGCGCGCTGGTCTGCGAAGGCAGCCGGGTGCTGAGCGAGGACCACTTCGTGTTCTTCAACAACCCGAACAGTCCGGACGGTTCGGTACGGACCCACGCGCACGCGGCGCCCGACAAGGCGGCGCTGCAGGTCGCCTTCGACGCGTTGCCGCAGCGGGCCGACCGGCTGGTCCTCGTCGCCGCGACGGACCCCGAGGTCAATCCGCACGCCGATCTGGCCGGGTTCACCGACGCCCGGATCCGGCTGCTGGGGCCGGCCGGCGAGGAGCTGGGCCAGTTGGAGGTCTCCGACGGCCGCGCCGGCGAAACAGCCCTGGTCCTCGGCTCCTTCCGGCGCCGCCCGGGCGGCGACTGGGACTTCGTCCTGGGCGGCAAGGGCTACCCGGGGGGCCTGGCACCCCTCCTCGGCGACTTCGGCATCGAGGTCGCCTGA
- a CDS encoding M16 family metallopeptidase, whose translation MGHTATAHAGSGGLTATEHRLANGLRVVLSEDHLTPVAAVCLWYDVGSRHEVKGRTGLAHLFEHLMFQGSKNVSGNGHFELVQGAGGSLNGTTSFERTNYFETMPTHQLELALWLEADRMGSLLAALDDESMENQRDVVKNERRQRYDNVPYGTAFEKLTALAYPEGHPYHHTPIGSMADLDAASLEDARAFFRTYYAPNNAVLSVVGDIDPEKTLAWVEKYFGTIPGHDGKQPPRDGSLPEIMGGQLREEIVEEVPARALMAAYRLPHDGTRECDAADVALTVLGSGESSRLHNRLVRRDQSAVAAGFGMLRLAGAPSLGWLDVKTSSGVEVPAIEAAVDEELARFAAEGPTAEEMERAQAQLEREWLDRLSTVAGRADELCRFAVLFGDPQLALTAVQRVLDITAEEVQAVAAARLRPDNRAVLVYEPIAADDIEETDASDENEGAEQ comes from the coding sequence ATGGGTCACACGGCCACAGCTCACGCCGGCTCCGGCGGCCTCACAGCGACCGAGCACCGGCTGGCCAACGGCCTGCGCGTGGTGCTGTCCGAGGACCACCTGACCCCGGTGGCCGCGGTCTGCCTCTGGTACGACGTCGGCTCGCGCCACGAAGTCAAGGGACGTACGGGCCTGGCTCACCTCTTCGAGCACCTGATGTTCCAGGGATCGAAGAACGTCTCCGGAAACGGCCACTTCGAACTGGTCCAGGGAGCCGGCGGCTCCCTCAACGGGACCACCAGCTTCGAGCGGACCAACTACTTCGAGACGATGCCGACCCACCAGCTGGAGCTCGCGCTGTGGCTGGAGGCGGACCGGATGGGCTCGCTGCTGGCCGCCCTGGACGACGAGTCCATGGAGAACCAGCGCGACGTCGTCAAGAACGAGCGCCGCCAGCGCTACGACAACGTCCCGTACGGCACGGCCTTCGAGAAGCTGACGGCCCTGGCGTACCCGGAGGGCCACCCATACCACCACACCCCGATCGGTTCCATGGCCGATCTGGACGCCGCGTCCCTGGAGGACGCCCGCGCGTTCTTCCGTACGTACTACGCGCCCAACAACGCGGTGCTCTCGGTCGTCGGCGACATCGACCCCGAGAAGACGCTCGCCTGGGTCGAGAAGTACTTCGGCACCATCCCCGGCCACGACGGCAAGCAGCCGCCGCGCGACGGCTCGCTCCCCGAGATCATGGGCGGGCAGCTGCGCGAGGAGATCGTCGAGGAGGTCCCGGCCCGCGCGCTGATGGCGGCCTACCGCCTCCCGCACGACGGCACCCGCGAGTGCGACGCCGCCGACGTGGCGCTGACCGTCCTGGGCAGCGGCGAGTCCTCCCGGCTGCACAACCGGCTGGTGCGCCGCGACCAGAGCGCCGTCGCGGCCGGCTTCGGCATGCTGCGCCTCGCCGGCGCGCCCTCGCTGGGCTGGCTGGACGTCAAGACCTCCAGCGGGGTCGAGGTGCCCGCCATCGAGGCGGCCGTGGACGAGGAGCTCGCGCGGTTCGCCGCCGAGGGCCCGACGGCCGAGGAGATGGAGCGCGCGCAGGCCCAGCTGGAGCGCGAGTGGCTGGACCGGCTGAGCACGGTGGCCGGCCGCGCCGACGAACTGTGCCGCTTCGCGGTGCTGTTCGGCGACCCGCAGCTGGCGCTGACCGCCGTCCAGCGCGTCCTCGACATCACTGCCGAGGAGGTGCAGGCCGTGGCCGCGGCCCGACTGCGCCCGGACAACCGCGCGGTGCTCGTCTACGAGCCGATCGCCGCGGACGACATCGAAGAGACCGACGCGAGCGACGAGAACGAGGGGGCGGAGCAGTGA
- a CDS encoding M23 family metallopeptidase codes for MAFGSSAAGKHRGSSRMSRKTAGYAGIAALAATGVVGSLAGPAFAADKSPSLEDTGALNTIVVADELAGDVEAQAQSQQRAAEAAAAKAQAEADARQRAAEAKAKAEAQAKAEREAAERAAREEERKRLNTFVSPIDGSYVSTQYHAGGGMWASGSHTGIDFHASSGTSVHAVGLGTVVEAGWGGAYGNNVVIKHADGTYTQYGHMSSLSVRVGQQVTPGQQIGLSGNTGNSSGAHLHFEARTGADYGSDINPVTYLRSHGVNV; via the coding sequence ATGGCGTTTGGCAGTAGTGCCGCCGGCAAGCACCGTGGTTCGAGCCGTATGAGCCGCAAGACCGCCGGCTACGCCGGCATAGCCGCCCTCGCCGCCACCGGCGTCGTGGGCTCCCTGGCCGGCCCCGCGTTCGCCGCGGACAAGTCCCCCTCCCTTGAGGACACCGGCGCCCTGAACACCATCGTGGTGGCCGACGAGCTCGCCGGTGACGTGGAGGCCCAGGCCCAGTCCCAGCAGCGGGCCGCCGAGGCCGCCGCCGCCAAGGCGCAGGCCGAGGCCGACGCCCGTCAGCGGGCCGCCGAGGCCAAGGCGAAGGCCGAAGCCCAGGCGAAGGCCGAGCGCGAGGCCGCCGAGCGCGCCGCCCGCGAAGAGGAGCGCAAGCGCCTCAACACCTTCGTCTCGCCGATCGACGGCTCCTACGTCAGCACGCAGTACCACGCGGGCGGCGGCATGTGGGCCTCCGGCAGCCACACCGGCATCGACTTCCACGCCTCCTCCGGCACCTCCGTGCACGCGGTCGGCCTGGGCACCGTGGTCGAGGCGGGCTGGGGCGGCGCGTACGGCAACAACGTCGTCATCAAGCACGCCGACGGCACGTACACCCAGTACGGGCACATGTCCTCGCTGAGCGTCCGGGTCGGCCAGCAGGTCACCCCGGGCCAGCAGATCGGCCTGTCGGGCAACACCGGCAACTCCAGCGGTGCCCACCTGCACTTCGAGGCCCGTACCGGCGCCGACTACGGTTCGGACATCAACCCGGTCACGTACCTGCGCTCGCACGGCGTCAACGTCTGA
- a CDS encoding CobW family GTP-binding protein, translated as MNSIPVIVLAGFLGSGKTTVLNHLLGHRGGTRIGVVVNDFGSIEVDAMAVAGQVGDSMVSLGGGCLCCAVDGSELDAYLEKLADPVHRIDVIVIEASGLAEPQEMVRMLVANENPAVRYGGMVHVIDAAEFDATRTRHPETDRHLAVADLVVLNKTDRIDAAERTRIETALGALCAPGIPVVAADHGRIDPELLFDRRPWTETRGQLSFEDLLAQAHDHEGDGEDHAGHVHAAYASTEFVSEQALSPRRFIEFLDRRPPGLYRIKGSVHFGVPGHEERYEIHAVGRFLRFAPHAWGRGEPRLTQLVLIGSGTDGPALLRELESCREPEPWRGTPESMWGVLRYVDRPAAREPRPDPEPEPDADPEDF; from the coding sequence GTGAACAGCATCCCCGTCATCGTCCTCGCCGGATTCCTCGGATCCGGCAAGACGACCGTCCTCAACCACCTCCTCGGCCACCGGGGCGGCACCCGGATCGGGGTCGTCGTCAACGACTTCGGCTCCATCGAGGTCGACGCGATGGCGGTGGCGGGCCAGGTCGGCGACTCGATGGTCTCCCTCGGCGGCGGCTGCCTGTGCTGCGCGGTGGACGGCAGTGAGCTGGACGCCTACCTGGAGAAGCTCGCCGACCCCGTCCACCGCATCGACGTGATCGTCATCGAGGCGAGCGGGCTGGCGGAGCCGCAGGAGATGGTCCGGATGCTCGTCGCCAACGAGAACCCCGCCGTCCGCTACGGCGGGATGGTGCACGTCATCGACGCGGCGGAGTTCGACGCGACCCGGACCAGGCACCCCGAGACCGACCGGCACCTCGCCGTCGCCGACCTGGTGGTGCTCAACAAGACCGACCGGATCGACGCCGCCGAACGCACCCGGATCGAGACCGCGCTCGGCGCGCTCTGCGCGCCGGGGATCCCGGTCGTCGCCGCGGACCACGGGCGGATCGACCCGGAGCTGCTCTTCGACCGCCGCCCGTGGACCGAGACGCGGGGCCAGCTGTCCTTCGAGGACCTCCTGGCCCAGGCACACGACCACGAGGGGGACGGTGAGGATCACGCGGGCCACGTGCACGCCGCCTACGCGAGCACGGAGTTCGTCTCCGAGCAGGCCCTCAGCCCGCGCCGGTTCATCGAGTTCCTCGACCGCCGCCCGCCCGGCCTCTACCGGATCAAGGGCTCCGTCCACTTCGGCGTCCCCGGCCACGAGGAGCGCTACGAGATCCACGCGGTCGGCCGCTTCCTCCGCTTCGCCCCGCACGCCTGGGGCCGGGGCGAGCCGCGCCTGACGCAGCTCGTCCTGATCGGCTCGGGCACCGACGGCCCCGCCCTGCTCCGCGAACTCGAGAGCTGCCGCGAACCGGAGCCGTGGCGCGGTACTCCGGAGAGCATGTGGGGAGTCCTTCGCTACGTGGACCGCCCGGCGGCGCGGGAGCCCAGGCCCGACCCGGAGCCCGAGCCCGACGCCGACCCCGAGGACTTCTGA